ATCATAGTTGAGTTCAACGGTTAAGTTCGATGCCGAAGACATGACCATCGCTGATAAGGAAACAGCTTCATCAGCCTCAGGGAACATCGGCTCTCTGATCACATCAGAGATGTTAGGACCTTCTGCCACCTCATTGGTAGAACCTGGTGTTGGGAGAGAAAACGTTTGCCAGTTGTCGGCCGCATCGGGATAGCGCCCGTAGGAAACGTCGGCTGTCTGAGCGTCAAAAGTGAGCGAGTCAACCGCCACAGTTATACCACCATTGTCATAGAACAGACCCACCGCATCACCGCCGGCGCTCAGTTTGAAACCGGCATGCAAAACATCCGGGGATGTTACCGGATCCTCCTCACTTCCGTCGCACCAGACCAGTAGGAATTCACCAGCCGGGATAGTTGTACCTGATGGAATAGTATATTGAGTCGGGGTCGTATAGTCATCGGTCATGGACATTCCCCCAATATCAACATCGGATTCACCATAATTGTACAACTCGACCCAGTCACTGAAATTGCCGTTCTCGTCCTGATTCACATTGTCATTCTTCGCAAGAAACTCATTAATCCTCACTGTGATGTTGCTTCTACCCGGCGACGGCTTGTAGTACCATTCCCAGTTATCAACCAGAGTACCCGCAGTCGTCCCTCCATCTGGCGACCGTCCAAAAGATGTATCAACCGGCCATTCACCAAATGATAGCGAATCCATAAAAGATCCATCCGGTTGCACCAAGGCCACTGACTCGCCTCCGCTGCTGAGGCCGAAACTGACGTGCAATGGGCCGTAAGTGGGATGCTTATCAGCGAAAATTAGCAGAAAGCCGCCAGGTTGGACGGTGGTCACCTCAGGCTCTGCATCACTTAGCTGGAATGCAGTGGGATTATTGAGGTCATCCGTTACATACCAGCCTCCGATATCGACCGCTTCGGTACCAGGATTGAATATCTCAAAGAAGTCTGAGCAATCATACCACAGACAGTCATCATGGGCTCCCTGTTTTGCCATTACTTCATTAATGTAGAGCGTCTGTCCCATTCCAACCGATAATGAGCCGAATATGATGACACTCAGTAGCATTTTTTTCATGATTCATTTCCTCATATTATAGTAGACTAAATATATCCATATAGAATTTGTTTATCATTAACAAGAATTATAGCAAATACTATGCCAGATTGTAGCAGACAGTGTTAACGACGACATGTCAATACCATCTGGTCTGTATGCTGTAACTACATTCGTCAAAATGACATAATATCGTCTAAATCTGTACTTGGACATTTCAACGCTCCACCGAAAACTGATATAGCCTCTCACTCTCATCACTGATAATATAGATCAGACCACTCTCCTCATCCACGGCAATGCCCTCGCCCTTGATCACTTCAGTGCGGTACTTGCGAACGACCTCTCCATCTGTCCCCACCCGATATACCTTCTCCTCCTCATCGCTCAGAATCCACAACTGCCCGCTTACGGCATCGTAGGAGATTCCTGAGTAGTCTGCTGCAAAAGTGATGCGGTCATAGCTGACAAACTCGAGCGTTGCGTTAAGTTCTATGAGGGCGCCGGGGTCTTTCTCTTTCAGAAGATAGGAATGACCGTCCTCCGGATTGATAGTGATTCCTTCCAGCCCGCCGCCACCGGTAACGCCGCTGAGAGTCACTCTGCCGAGTTCGTTGCCGACTGTATCAATCTGTACCACCTCTCCGGTCAATTCCTCCACTACCCAGAGTGTAGAATCGAGGATACTCTGCACCACCCCTTCCATGTCGGCACCAGTGTATGACAGCCTTCTTACTATTTCACCCGTCAGACTTATCTTGAAGACTGCGCCCCCCGGCTTGTCGCTCACGGTCCAGAGGTGATTCCCGTCCACAGAAAATGAGAGGCCCGAAGGTGACTTAATATCGAGATCATAATCGGCCACCGGATTGAGAGCGTACTCCACAGTCACGGTTGAAGAAGTCGTATCCGAGTCACCTCCATCGTCGGTTACGATGAGTGTCACACGGTAAGCAGCATCGGATTCATAGATGTGGTTCACCGTCACCGCCTCGCCTGTTTTTCCATCACCAAAGGTCCAGAGGAAGGCTACGATATGACCATCTGAATCAGACGACTGGCTGGCATCAAGTGTGACCGTATCTCCCGGTGACGGGCTCTCGGGAGAGTAACTGAAAGACGCCGCCGGAGGAAGATTCTCCTCGAGCGGATCGGTACACGAAACTGCCGCCAGAAGGCAGCACCCGACCATGACCGTAAGTACCCTCATCAGCCCTATCCTAGTTCTCAGCCTAAGCCTCCGCCTTAGCCTTCAAGCAATTTTAGTCTGTCAGCAGAGCCAGAATCTGGTCCAGGTCATAAATGACAATGCGGGAGTTCCACTGGTCCACCACCGCAAGCCGTCTCGAGCCGTCTTCCAACTGCACCGCAGCAACACCATCGGGCGAAGCGAGTTCGTTCTTGCGCCAGCTGTTCTTCAGATGAGGAAAAGCACCGCCGACAATGATATTCTGCTCATTATAGTTGATACCATCAATAACACAGTCCGAGTGATCGTCGCAGTAGTAGAAGGCGTTCTTACCAAAGAAGCCCGCCAGTTTGCCTGTCTGGATTTGCACGACATAAACCCTACCACCTTTCTCATCCACCGCAAAGAGGTAGTTGCCGAACAGTCGTACACCCTCCACAGAGTCGTCAATCAGACCTGACACAATGGAACCATTTTGCATAGTGACACCCAAGAGCCGCTCAAGAAATTTTCCCGTATCGAGATCAAACAGCGCCACGTAGCGGTACTTTGCGCTGTTTCCGAATTGATTTTTAAGCGGTTTCTCCTCAGCTATAAACAGCCATCTCCGGGCATCGTCGATAAACATCCCCTCGCTCTTTCGCATCACTTGAGTCACTTCTTGAGAAGCGGCGAATTCGGTATCATAACGGAAAGAGCTACCTTCACGCCTGAACTTTCTGAAGCCGAAATTGTAGACTTTTCCTTTGCGGAATATCTTCTTCGCCATATCCACCACAAAGACATCCCCGGCCGGCGATACAATCAGTCCCTGCGGTTTTAGGAGGCAATCCTCGTACTCGGACCTGTAG
This is a stretch of genomic DNA from Candidatus Neomarinimicrobiota bacterium. It encodes these proteins:
- a CDS encoding PKD domain-containing protein; translated protein: MRVLTVMVGCCLLAAVSCTDPLEENLPPAASFSYSPESPSPGDTVTLDASQSSDSDGHIVAFLWTFGDGKTGEAVTVNHIYESDAAYRVTLIVTDDGGDSDTTSSTVTVEYALNPVADYDLDIKSPSGLSFSVDGNHLWTVSDKPGGAVFKISLTGEIVRRLSYTGADMEGVVQSILDSTLWVVEELTGEVVQIDTVGNELGRVTLSGVTGGGGLEGITINPEDGHSYLLKEKDPGALIELNATLEFVSYDRITFAADYSGISYDAVSGQLWILSDEEEKVYRVGTDGEVVRKYRTEVIKGEGIAVDEESGLIYIISDESERLYQFSVER